The DNA window ATCCGGCCGCCCAGGTAGTACCCCAGCACCCCGCCGATCCTGAACCTGAGGTACTCGGGTAGGACCGGAATCAGGCTCCCCGTGGAGATTCCGGCAACCACGAGGACCAGCAGCCAGGCGGATTGTACGAACAGTCTCACCGGATGCTGTCCGCGGATCCGGTTCCAGGCGAGCAGTCCGATGAGGACGGGGACGACGTATCCCCCGTATCCCAGGGCGAGCATCACGCCGTAGGATACCAGGGCGCCGGGCAGGCCGCCCAGGTTGGTGACTTCACCCGGACCGCGGCTCGAATTGGGGTAGTCGGTTTCGGCGTGGGTTGCGAGGCTGAGCAGCACGAAGAACGCGACGGGGACCAGGAGGATCCCGATCACGTACATGCGGCGTTCGATGGCTCGGGTGAACGGAGGGAAGCTCATTTAAGCGCGCTCCCATCGGCAGCTACAGAACCCCGCGGACATAGTTCACGGCGTTCCGGAAGATATGCAGGCCGTCCGGTTCCCGGTATCCCTCCCGCGTCCACCGGGGATGATGGGTCGGGTGGGTGTAACGCTCCGGATGAGGCATGAGCCCGAAGATCCGTCCCGTGGCGTCGCAGATCCCGGCGATGGCGTCCACGGAACCGTTGGGACTCCAGGGATAGGCCGTCTCCCCGGCGGCGACACCTGCGGCCTCTTGGTCGGCCGCTGCGGTCGCCTCACCGGCATCCACTTCGGCGGTTCCCCCGGCGGCCTCCTCGGCGGTTCCCCCGGCGGCCTCCCAGGGCGGGTTGACGTACTGCAACGCCACGTGGCCGCCCGGTCCAAGCCGCGCCCGCACGTCCTCCGAAGCCAGCATGACCTTGCCTTCCCCGTTCGCCACAGGAATGTAGATGGTCTCCGGCATGTCCCGGGTGAAGACGCACGGGCTGTCGGGGTTCCTGCGCAGGTAGACCCAGCGGCACTCGAACTTGCCGGAGTCGTTGTAGAAAACTGTCGCTTCCTGCCGCCTGCCGCCCGGTTCCGTCTGGGGCAGCAGCCCCATCTTGACCAGCACCTGGAATCCGTTGCAGATGCCGAGGATGAGTTTGCCTTCCGCGATGAACGATTCCACGTCTTCCATCAGCTTGCACTGCATCTCGTTGGCGAGCACTTTGCCGCCGGAGAGATCGTCGCCGTAGGAAAACCCTCCC is part of the Acidobacteriota bacterium genome and encodes:
- a CDS encoding DNA translocase FtsK 4TM domain-containing protein gives rise to the protein MSFPPFTRAIERRMYVIGILLVPVAFFVLLSLATHAETDYPNSSRGPGEVTNLGGLPGALVSYGVMLALGYGGYVVPVLIGLLAWNRIRGQHPVRLFVQSAWLLVLVVAGISTGSLIPVLPEYLRFRIGGVLGYYLGGRMAGALGVDWSLILGGVLFLVVLVAMLYFCLIRRRAIGRRSHQPGSMPS
- a CDS encoding phosphoribosylformylglycinamidine synthase subunit PurQ codes for the protein MSKVSVLILRAAGINCDEETAHAFRLAGAERVDPVHINAFIQGRRRLSEYDVLVLSGGFSYGDDLSGGKVLANEMQCKLMEDVESFIAEGKLILGICNGFQVLVKMGLLPQTEPGGRRQEATVFYNDSGKFECRWVYLRRNPDSPCVFTRDMPETIYIPVANGEGKVMLASEDVRARLGPGGHVALQYVNPPWEAAGGTAEEAAGGTAEVDAGEATAAADQEAAGVAAGETAYPWSPNGSVDAIAGICDATGRIFGLMPHPERYTHPTHHPRWTREGYREPDGLHIFRNAVNYVRGVL